A genomic window from Bacteroidales bacterium includes:
- a CDS encoding ATPase gives MIIIADSGSTKIDWRIIEDTTIIQHITEGFNPYYHKPELLENFAREIAEKTSRENIKSIYFYGSGCSTETNYKIVTNALKKSFPNAFCFVYHDLLAAARALFRDEGGIACILGTGSNSCLYDGVSVIENVPSVGWMIGDEGSGVYIGKLLITDYLRFTMPSEIRETLEKEYKLTFENVLNEIYTKDNPNNFFSSFPPFIFNNINNKYCYDLVMRNFDDFFKWQISKYTDYINEPIAFVGSIAYHFKDQIYEWGKKNNLRIGEILKAPMDGLIKYHSR, from the coding sequence ATGATTATTATAGCAGACAGCGGTTCAACAAAGATAGATTGGCGAATAATTGAAGATACGACTATTATTCAACATATTACGGAAGGATTTAATCCGTATTATCACAAACCCGAATTATTGGAAAACTTTGCCAGAGAAATAGCCGAGAAAACATCAAGAGAAAATATAAAATCAATATACTTCTACGGCTCAGGATGTTCAACAGAAACAAATTATAAAATTGTTACTAATGCATTAAAAAAATCATTTCCAAATGCTTTTTGTTTTGTATATCATGATTTGTTAGCTGCGGCACGAGCATTATTCAGAGATGAAGGCGGAATCGCATGTATACTCGGAACAGGCTCTAATTCTTGCCTGTATGATGGAGTCTCGGTTATTGAAAATGTTCCTTCTGTGGGTTGGATGATTGGTGATGAAGGTTCAGGTGTTTATATCGGAAAACTTTTAATTACTGATTATTTGAGATTTACTATGCCAAGTGAAATTAGGGAAACTCTTGAAAAGGAATATAAGTTAACTTTTGAAAATGTTCTTAATGAGATTTACACAAAAGATAATCCTAATAATTTCTTTTCTTCTTTTCCACCCTTTATTTTCAATAATATAAATAATAAGTATTGTTACGATTTAGTAATGAGAAATTTTGATGATTTTTTCAAATGGCAGATTTCCAAATATACTGATTATATAAATGAACCGATAGCTTTTGTAGGTTCAATTGCCTATCATTTTAAAGATCAAATATATGAATGGGGAAAGAAAAATAATTTAAGAATCGGGGAAATTTTAAAAGCTCCTATGGACGGGCTGATTAAGTATCACTCAAGATAG
- a CDS encoding aminoacyl-histidine dipeptidase, which produces MQLDSLSPRIVWEHFEKICKVPRPSKKEGKMIEYLVAFAKKQNLEHSVDSTGNVLIRKPATKGYEGKPWVCLQSHIDMVCEKNSYIIHDFEKDPIKPIIDGDWVKADGTTLGADDGIGVAVQLAILESNDIEHGPIECLFTVDEETGLTGAFGLQPKVLKSKILLNLDSEDDGEIFIGCAGGMDTVGRIDYEFEPVDKNMTGYKIMVRGLKGGHSGDDIDKGLGNSNKLLNRFIVDYSRNRTMSLAHFEGGNLRNAIPREAYAIIAVKTKDARKMERAVSEYEKTLQNELEFTDPGVIVECKKTDLPKKVLTKKDFLNITRLIYAMPHGVISMSHKLKGIVETSTNLASVKFRNKRIVITTSQRSDSESLKQDVANMVEQCLLLADAKVTRGDGYPGWTPNPNSKILKIAMDAYKDLFDKPAIYRSIHAGLECGLFSIKYPEMDMISYGPTLRGVHSPDERIEISTVDKFWQLTLEILKRV; this is translated from the coding sequence ATGCAATTAGATTCTTTATCTCCAAGAATTGTGTGGGAACATTTTGAAAAAATTTGTAAAGTTCCACGTCCTTCAAAGAAAGAAGGAAAAATGATAGAATATCTAGTAGCTTTTGCAAAAAAACAAAATTTAGAGCACAGCGTAGATTCTACCGGAAATGTATTAATCAGAAAACCTGCAACAAAAGGTTATGAAGGGAAGCCTTGGGTTTGCTTGCAAAGTCATATCGATATGGTATGCGAAAAAAATAGTTATATCATTCACGATTTCGAAAAAGATCCGATTAAACCAATTATTGATGGTGATTGGGTTAAAGCCGACGGTACCACACTTGGTGCCGATGATGGAATTGGAGTTGCCGTTCAACTCGCAATATTGGAATCTAATGATATTGAACACGGGCCAATTGAATGCCTCTTCACAGTTGATGAAGAAACCGGACTTACAGGTGCTTTCGGGTTACAACCTAAAGTGTTAAAATCTAAAATCTTATTAAACCTTGATTCCGAGGATGACGGCGAAATATTTATTGGTTGTGCTGGCGGAATGGATACCGTAGGAAGAATTGATTATGAGTTTGAACCAGTCGATAAAAATATGACCGGCTATAAAATAATGGTAAGAGGTTTAAAAGGCGGGCATTCCGGTGATGATATAGATAAAGGTCTAGGTAATTCTAATAAATTATTAAATAGATTCATTGTAGATTATTCACGTAATAGAACAATGAGTTTAGCTCATTTTGAAGGTGGCAATTTACGTAATGCAATTCCTCGCGAAGCTTATGCAATTATTGCTGTTAAAACAAAGGATGCTCGTAAAATGGAACGTGCCGTCAGTGAATATGAAAAAACTTTGCAAAATGAATTAGAGTTTACGGATCCGGGTGTAATTGTTGAATGTAAAAAAACAGATTTGCCGAAGAAAGTTCTTACAAAAAAAGATTTCCTGAACATTACACGACTTATATATGCTATGCCTCATGGAGTTATATCAATGAGTCATAAGTTGAAAGGTATTGTTGAAACATCAACAAATCTTGCTTCAGTTAAATTTAGAAATAAACGTATTGTTATAACAACAAGTCAAAGAAGTGATTCCGAATCTTTGAAACAAGATGTTGCTAATATGGTTGAGCAATGCTTGTTATTGGCTGATGCTAAAGTTACACGTGGTGACGGATATCCTGGTTGGACACCGAATCCAAATTCTAAAATATTAAAGATTGCAATGGATGCCTACAAAGATTTGTTTGATAAACCGGCAATTTATCGTTCTATCCATGCCGGCTTAGAATGCGGATTGTTTTCAATAAAA